The Microplitis mediator isolate UGA2020A chromosome 4, iyMicMedi2.1, whole genome shotgun sequence nucleotide sequence taaatcgaTGCGTGAATAACAATTATCTGCACCTGTTGCAATCGCGAACTCACATGTAAAATATGCAAGTgtaccaataattattaaaaaaaaaaatataaaaatagtaaatcctcattaataaattatagatggATCAAAactaatcatgaaaaaaattatgaggaTTAGCATAAAAAAAGCgatacaaattataaaatcataaattattttattgctacAAAGTCTATAAAcgcatttttataaaaatgatttatattaAAGTAGAACAAGGTAAAATGGTAAGATATTTTCCCTCAAGTTATTAAGATTTATCAGACGAAGTTGATCGAGATATTTGTGTTCGCTTGATCCTCGCGGCATTCTCTTGAGCTGCGCGGGCAGCCGCGTTGGCCTTCATCACTGCCATTTTAGTGTTTTCAAGATCGCGTTTAGCTTCTCGCGTTCTTTTTGTCAAATCATTGAGTCGTCGTCGTGCAGCATTCACCAGCTGTTCTTGTTCAATCAGTTCATGACGAGCTCCCTGCGATGCTTCATTTGAAACTTCAACGTTTTTCGTCAGCGTACTCAGAGCTTTATTAAGAGTTTTGtactgaaaaacaaaattaaataacaatgaatgagggccagtttttccggggtttaaattcaaattgctaaatattttattacttcttCAGCAGTTTGTTGAGCAGCGATAACAGCGGATTTAACTAAGTCCTTAGATCGACGAATCGAAGCTATTTCTTCATCGACAACAGCCTGAGCTTCTTTGACTTCTTGTTGCAGCTGCGTTACTACTGACATCTTTCCAATGAGAATCGCTTCAGCAGCTTTTGCAGCAGACACCGCTTTGTCAGCCAGTTGTGATTTTATCTacaagtattaaataaaataacgtaaaaaaaattaattaacatttggaaaattatggaaaattttaaccTGACGAGAAGCTTCTGCCGCCGCCGCATTTTGGATGTCCGAAGCAGCCTTA carries:
- the LOC130666426 gene encoding uncharacterized protein LOC130666426 isoform X2 — protein: MRMLCVLFIVFFINNTIKVVADSARESRESGENKASNIAQEAAQEAKAASDIQNAAAAEASRQIKSQLADKAVSAAKAAEAILIGKMSVVTQLQQEVKEAQAVVDEEIASIRRSKDLVKSAVIAAQQTAEEYKTLNKALSTLTKNVEVSNEASQGARHELIEQEQLVNAARRRLNDLTKRTREAKRDLENTKMAVMKANAAARAAQENAARIKRTQISRSTSSDKS